Proteins from a genomic interval of Lycium ferocissimum isolate CSIRO_LF1 chromosome 2, AGI_CSIRO_Lferr_CH_V1, whole genome shotgun sequence:
- the LOC132046458 gene encoding transcription initiation factor TFIID subunit 14b, producing the protein MPLNSPAMTQNESELGENESDPRSQITKITNPSEDFEKKASSKRLKDVEVYVPIVYGTIAFWLGRKATETQSHRWTIYVRGATNEDLSGVIKKVVFQLHPSFNNPVRVVESPPFELSECGWGEFEIAISLHFHDDVGEKKLDLYHHLKLYAENEPGPQSTKKPVVVETYNEVVFPDPPEDFFSRIQNHPAVVVPRLPATFKLPPAPIEDLHESKRGDTKSHPLSQWFINFSEADELLKLTAARQRVQAHIVKLRRQLSVMDELPPTLKLDSD; encoded by the exons atgcctctCAATTCGCCTGCCATGACGCAGAATGAGAGTGAGCTAGGTGAAAATGAATCTGATCCAAGGTCACAGATCACCAAAATTACTAACCCTTCTGAAGATTTTGAGAAAAAG GCTTCAAGCAAGAGACTGAAAGATGTTGAAGTTTATGTCCCAATAGTCTATGGAACAATTGCATTTTGGCTCGGCAGGAAAGCCACTGA AACTCAGTCGCATAGGTGGACAATATATGTTCGTGGGGCAACAAATGAGGATCTTAGTGGGGTTATCAAGAAAGTTGTTTTTCAATTGCATCCAAGCTTTAATAATCCTGTGAGAGTGGTAGAATCACCGCCCTTTGAGTTGTCAGAATGTGGTTGGGGTGAATTTGAAATTGCGATATCCCTTCACTTCCACGATGATGTTGGTGAGAAGAAGTTGGATTT GTATCATCATTTGAAGTTATATGCAGAGAATGAGCCTGGTCCCCAGTCAACAAAGAAACCTGTTGTTGTCGAAACCTACAATGAGGTTGTTTTCCCCGATCCTCCTGAGGATTTCTTTTCTCGTATCCAGAACCATCCTGCAGTAGTCGTGCCACGGCTTCCTGCAACGTTTAAGTTGCCTCCTG CACCAATTGAGGATCTGCACGAGTCGAAGAGAGGTGATACAAAAAGCCATCCTCTTAGTCAGTGGTTCATCAATTTCTCTGAGGCCGATGAACTCTTAAAACTCACAGCAGCTCGTCAGAGG GTGCAAGCTCACATTGTTAAGCTGAGGAGGCAGTTGAGTGTGATGGATGAGCTACCCCCGACACTCAAACTGGATTCTGATTAG